Proteins from one Mycolicibacter virginiensis genomic window:
- a CDS encoding 1-acyl-sn-glycerol-3-phosphate acyltransferase gives MGLLRPFIKGYHRAEVRGFESFPNGGALVVSNHSGGLFAMDVPVFATGFYDTFGYERPVYTLSHDLIFTGFTADFFRKTGFIPANHANADEALRSGGVVVVFPGGDYDVYRPTLEENKIDFGGRKGYIRAAINAGVPIVPTVGIGGQESQFYLSRGTGLAKALRLDKLMRVKILPISFGFPFGLSAVLPVNLPLPTKIVMQVCEPIDIVAEFGEDPDIDLVDAHVRAVMQKALDKLASERRLPILG, from the coding sequence ATGGGCCTGTTGCGGCCGTTCATCAAGGGCTATCACCGGGCCGAGGTGCGGGGCTTTGAGTCATTCCCGAACGGCGGCGCACTGGTGGTGTCGAACCACTCGGGCGGGCTGTTCGCGATGGACGTCCCGGTGTTCGCCACCGGTTTCTACGACACGTTCGGCTACGAGCGCCCGGTCTACACGCTCAGCCACGACCTGATCTTCACCGGCTTCACCGCGGACTTCTTCCGTAAGACCGGGTTCATCCCGGCCAACCATGCCAACGCCGACGAGGCGCTGCGCTCCGGCGGCGTGGTGGTGGTCTTCCCCGGCGGCGACTACGACGTCTACCGGCCGACGTTGGAAGAGAACAAGATCGACTTCGGCGGCCGCAAGGGCTACATCCGCGCCGCGATCAACGCCGGCGTACCGATCGTGCCGACGGTCGGGATCGGCGGCCAGGAAAGCCAGTTCTACCTGTCCCGCGGTACCGGGCTGGCCAAGGCGCTGCGTCTGGACAAGCTGATGCGGGTCAAGATTCTGCCGATCTCGTTCGGCTTCCCGTTCGGCCTGTCCGCGGTGTTGCCGGTCAACCTGCCGCTGCCCACCAAGATCGTCATGCAGGTGTGCGAGCCGATCGACATCGTCGCGGAGTTCGGCGAGGACCCGGATATCGACCTCGTCGACGCACACGTGCGTGCTGTCATGCAAAAGGCGCTGGACAAGCTCGCCAGCGAACGCCGTCTGCCGATCCTGGGCTGA
- a CDS encoding aldehyde dehydrogenase gives MTDSSITEYDTLFIGGKWTAPSTDRVIEVHSPATGKYVGKVPLAAKGDVDAAVAAARTAFDSGPWPSTPPAERAAVIAAAIKLMEERKDQFTALLGAETGQPPLSVETMHWMSSLGSLNFFAGPAVDEVSWEEIRTGAYGQTIVRREPIGVVGAIVAWNVPLFLAVNKLGPALLAGCTVVLKPAAETPFSANLLAQAFADAGLPEGVLSVVPGGAETGQALTSNPGVDIFSFTGSSAVGKEIGKRAADLLKPCTLELGGKSASIVLEDVDLASAIPMLVFSGIMNTGQACVAQTRILAPRSRYEEVVEAVKNFVTALPVGLPDDPGAQIGSLISEKQRERVEGYIAKGIEEGARLVCGGGRPEGLDGGFFVEPTVFADVDNSMTIAQEEIFGPVLSIIAYDTEDDAIAIANDSVYGLAGSVWTSDVPRGIEIASKIRTGTYGINWYAFDPCCPFGGYKNSGIGRENGKEGVEHFTQQKSVLMPMGYTLEG, from the coding sequence ATGACCGACTCCAGCATCACCGAATACGACACCCTCTTCATCGGCGGCAAGTGGACCGCCCCGTCCACCGATCGGGTGATCGAAGTTCACAGCCCGGCCACCGGCAAGTATGTCGGCAAGGTGCCGCTGGCAGCCAAGGGCGATGTGGACGCCGCGGTCGCCGCCGCCCGCACCGCGTTCGACTCCGGCCCGTGGCCGTCGACCCCGCCGGCCGAGCGGGCCGCGGTCATCGCCGCCGCGATCAAGCTGATGGAAGAGCGCAAGGACCAGTTCACCGCGCTGCTGGGCGCCGAGACCGGCCAGCCCCCGCTCAGCGTCGAGACCATGCACTGGATGAGCTCGCTGGGCTCCCTGAACTTCTTCGCCGGCCCCGCCGTCGACGAGGTCAGCTGGGAAGAGATCCGCACCGGCGCCTACGGCCAGACCATCGTGCGCCGCGAACCGATCGGCGTGGTCGGCGCGATCGTGGCATGGAACGTGCCGCTGTTCCTGGCGGTCAACAAGCTGGGGCCGGCTCTGTTGGCCGGCTGCACGGTGGTGCTCAAGCCTGCCGCCGAGACGCCGTTCAGCGCGAACCTGCTGGCGCAGGCGTTCGCAGACGCGGGCCTGCCGGAAGGCGTGCTATCGGTGGTGCCGGGCGGCGCCGAGACCGGTCAGGCGCTGACTTCCAACCCGGGCGTGGACATCTTCTCCTTCACCGGCAGCTCGGCCGTCGGCAAGGAGATCGGCAAGCGCGCCGCGGACCTGCTCAAGCCGTGCACGCTGGAGCTCGGCGGCAAGTCGGCGTCCATCGTGCTCGAGGACGTCGACCTGGCATCGGCGATCCCCATGCTGGTGTTCTCCGGGATCATGAACACCGGCCAGGCCTGTGTGGCCCAGACCCGCATCCTGGCGCCGCGCTCGCGCTACGAGGAAGTCGTGGAGGCCGTCAAGAACTTCGTCACCGCGCTGCCGGTCGGCCTGCCGGATGACCCGGGCGCCCAGATCGGTTCGCTGATCAGTGAGAAGCAGCGCGAGCGGGTCGAGGGTTACATCGCCAAGGGCATCGAGGAGGGTGCTCGGCTGGTCTGCGGCGGCGGCCGCCCGGAGGGACTGGACGGCGGCTTCTTCGTGGAGCCGACGGTGTTCGCCGACGTGGACAACTCGATGACGATCGCCCAGGAGGAGATCTTCGGACCGGTGCTGTCGATCATCGCCTACGACACCGAGGACGACGCGATCGCGATCGCCAATGACTCGGTGTACGGGTTGGCCGGCAGCGTGTGGACCTCCGATGTCCCGCGCGGGATCGAGATCGCCAGCAAGATCCGCACCGGGACTTACGGAATCAACTGGTACGCCTTCGACCCGTGCTGTCCGTTCGGCGGCTACAAGAACTCCGGCATCGGCCGGGAGAACGGCAAAGAGGGCGTGGAGCACTTCACCCAGCAGAAGAGTGTGCTGATGCCGATGGGCTACACCCTGGAGGGCTGA
- a CDS encoding arylamine N-acetyltransferase family protein yields the protein MDTISKLFLVARGELRIDLQAYFDRIGYRGGTEPTHETLTSLVSAHVRRIPFENLDPLMGVPVIDLSPAALSAKLVARRRGGYCYEHNNLMCEVLSGLGFGAERLAARVVWMAPEGLEGPPSPQTHQALAVTIPGSDQLYLVDVGFGGQTPTAPIPMVPDEVQQTSHEPFRLRRHGNDADELVVETLIGERWRPLYILGLRPRPLIDMQVGSWYVSTFPESNFVVGLSASLVTDDARWNLRGRNLAIHAGGGTERIRFDDAAQVCAALTDRFGIDLAGLGDVEAKVASVLDT from the coding sequence GTGGATACCATCAGCAAACTGTTCTTGGTGGCCCGAGGGGAGCTCCGCATCGACCTGCAGGCGTACTTCGACCGCATCGGCTATCGCGGTGGCACCGAGCCGACGCATGAGACGCTCACCTCCCTGGTGTCCGCACACGTCCGGCGCATTCCGTTCGAGAATCTCGACCCCTTGATGGGTGTACCGGTGATCGACCTCAGCCCGGCGGCACTGAGCGCCAAGCTGGTAGCGCGACGCCGCGGCGGCTACTGCTACGAGCACAACAACCTGATGTGCGAGGTGCTGTCCGGACTCGGCTTCGGGGCCGAGCGGCTGGCCGCGCGGGTGGTGTGGATGGCCCCGGAAGGGCTGGAAGGCCCGCCGAGCCCTCAGACTCACCAGGCCTTGGCGGTGACTATCCCGGGCTCGGACCAGCTCTATCTCGTCGACGTGGGATTCGGTGGGCAGACCCCGACCGCACCGATCCCGATGGTCCCCGACGAAGTTCAGCAGACGTCGCATGAGCCGTTCCGGCTGCGCCGGCACGGCAATGACGCGGACGAGTTGGTGGTGGAGACGCTGATCGGTGAGCGCTGGCGGCCGCTGTACATCTTGGGCCTGCGGCCACGGCCGCTGATCGACATGCAGGTGGGTAGTTGGTATGTGTCCACCTTCCCCGAGTCGAATTTTGTCGTCGGCCTCAGCGCGTCCTTGGTGACCGACGATGCCCGCTGGAACCTGCGTGGTCGCAACCTCGCCATCCACGCCGGCGGTGGCACCGAGCGGATTCGGTTCGACGACGCCGCCCAGGTGTGCGCGGCCCTGACCGACCGATTCGGTATCGACCTGGCCGGTTTGGGCGATGTCGAAGCCAAAGTGGCTTCGGTACTGGACACCTGA
- a CDS encoding S1 family peptidase translates to MVKITLAGAVAAAGLALAGIASAGPMPGIELLDDNSSCTAGFLTQDDAGGYYLLTSGHCDSHDGSQWTDIFETPLGIITASEDNGEDRDAAIIRLDPDAGRPNPKIAGRYPVAGVLSADQIHVGMTICKVGAQTGETCGPVTAVNGNLAETRVYSTIGDSGSPGFVVNPDGSVSAVGILQGGPVDDDSSTDFVLVEPILRQWGLHVVR, encoded by the coding sequence ATGGTCAAGATCACGTTGGCGGGCGCCGTGGCGGCCGCGGGACTGGCCCTCGCCGGCATCGCGTCGGCCGGGCCGATGCCGGGCATTGAGTTGCTGGACGACAACAGCAGCTGTACAGCGGGTTTTCTCACCCAGGACGATGCCGGCGGCTACTACCTGCTGACCAGCGGTCACTGCGACTCACACGACGGATCGCAGTGGACCGATATCTTCGAGACGCCGCTCGGCATCATCACGGCCAGCGAGGACAACGGCGAGGACCGTGACGCCGCGATCATCCGGCTCGACCCCGACGCCGGCCGACCCAACCCCAAGATCGCCGGCCGTTATCCGGTGGCCGGTGTGCTGTCGGCCGATCAGATTCACGTCGGGATGACGATCTGCAAGGTCGGCGCTCAGACAGGTGAGACCTGCGGTCCGGTGACCGCCGTCAACGGCAACCTCGCGGAAACCCGCGTGTACAGCACCATCGGTGACAGCGGCAGTCCCGGCTTCGTGGTCAACCCGGACGGCAGCGTCAGCGCGGTCGGGATTCTGCAGGGCGGACCGGTGGACGACGACTCCAGCACCGACTTCGTCTTGGTGGAGCCGATCCTGCGCCAGTGGGGATTGCACGTGGTGCGTTAG
- a CDS encoding WS/DGAT/MGAT family O-acyltransferase has protein sequence MKRLTGWDAVLLYSETANVHMHTLKIAVIELDADRHGFDVEAFRRVIHGRLYKLDPFRYQLVDIPGKFHHPMWRENCEVDLAYHIRPWSLPAPGGRRELDEAIGEIGSTPLDRSRPLWEMYFIDGLANNRIAVVGKIHHALADGIASANLMARGMDLVAGGPNERDSYETDPAPTGGQLVRSAFRDHFRQMGKIPATIGYTAAGIGRVRRSTRKLSADLTRPFTPPPSFINHVLTPERRFATATLALADIKATSKQLGITINDLVLAISAGALRTLLLRYDGKADHPLLASVPMSFDFSADRISGNRFSGVLVALPVDVADVRDRIAKAREAADLAKEAHHLVGPELVSRWSAYLPPAPAESLFRWLSGKDGQNKVLNLNISNVPGPRERGRVGGALVTEIYSVGPLTAGSGLNITVWSYVDQLNISVLTDGATVKDPHEVTNALVDEFVEIRRAAGLSEKLTTVETAMAPA, from the coding sequence GTGAAGCGGCTCACCGGGTGGGATGCGGTTCTGCTGTACAGCGAGACGGCGAACGTGCACATGCACACCCTCAAGATCGCGGTGATCGAGTTGGACGCCGATCGGCACGGGTTCGACGTCGAGGCCTTTCGGCGGGTGATCCACGGTCGGCTCTACAAGTTGGATCCGTTCCGGTACCAGCTGGTGGACATTCCCGGCAAGTTTCACCACCCGATGTGGCGGGAGAACTGCGAAGTCGACCTGGCGTATCACATCCGGCCGTGGTCGCTGCCCGCTCCGGGCGGGCGCCGTGAACTCGATGAGGCCATCGGCGAGATCGGCAGCACCCCACTGGACCGTAGCCGGCCGCTGTGGGAGATGTACTTCATCGACGGCCTGGCGAACAACCGGATCGCGGTGGTCGGCAAGATCCACCACGCCCTGGCCGACGGGATCGCGTCGGCGAATCTGATGGCCCGCGGTATGGATCTGGTGGCCGGCGGGCCAAACGAGCGCGACTCGTATGAAACCGATCCCGCCCCTACCGGCGGGCAGTTGGTGCGGTCGGCATTCCGCGATCATTTCCGGCAGATGGGCAAGATCCCGGCGACCATCGGCTATACCGCAGCCGGCATCGGTCGGGTCCGGCGCAGCACCCGCAAACTCTCTGCCGATCTGACCCGCCCGTTCACCCCGCCGCCGAGCTTCATCAATCACGTGCTCACGCCCGAACGCCGCTTCGCCACCGCGACGCTGGCGCTCGCCGATATCAAGGCGACCAGCAAGCAGTTGGGGATCACCATCAACGACCTGGTGCTGGCCATCTCGGCCGGGGCATTGCGCACGCTGCTGCTGCGCTACGACGGGAAGGCGGATCACCCGCTATTGGCGTCGGTGCCGATGAGCTTCGACTTCTCTGCCGACCGGATCTCCGGCAATCGGTTCTCTGGAGTGCTGGTGGCCTTGCCGGTCGACGTGGCCGACGTGCGGGATCGGATCGCGAAGGCCCGGGAGGCGGCTGATCTGGCCAAGGAAGCCCACCACCTGGTCGGGCCGGAGCTGGTCAGCCGGTGGTCGGCGTACCTGCCGCCGGCGCCCGCGGAGTCGTTGTTCCGGTGGCTGTCCGGCAAGGACGGTCAGAACAAGGTTCTCAACCTCAACATCTCCAATGTTCCCGGTCCGCGAGAGCGCGGTAGGGTCGGCGGCGCGCTGGTCACCGAGATCTACTCGGTGGGGCCGTTGACCGCCGGCAGTGGCCTGAACATCACGGTGTGGAGCTACGTGGACCAGCTCAACATCTCGGTGCTGACTGACGGTGCCACCGTTAAAGATCCGCATGAGGTGACCAACGCTCTGGTCGACGAGTTCGTCGAAATCCGCCGTGCTGCTGGGCTTTCCGAGAAGCTGACGACCGTCGAGACCGCGATGGCGCCCGCTTAG
- a CDS encoding acyl-CoA dehydrogenase, translated as MGHFKSNVRDLEFNLFELLGLEQCLADGEFGDLDGDTVRQMLAEAARLAEGPVAESFAASDRHPPVFDPATHHVTLPEPFKESLRAWKEGEWFRIGLCEEVGGVPAPSMVSWAINELALGANPAVFIFMAGPIFANILYGLGNEQQRHWASMAIERNWAATMVLTEPDAGSDVGAGRTKAIEQPDGTWHIDGVKRFITNGDTDDLFENIMHMTLARPEGAGPGTKGLSLFLVPKFLPDPETGEPGERNGVFVTGLEHKMGLKVSTTCELTFGQHGIPAKGWLVGDSRNGIAQMFRVIEYARMMVGTKAIATLSTGYLNALEYAKTRIQGADLTQMTDKTAPRVSIIHHPDVRRALMMQKVYAEGMRALYLYTAAHQNPQVAMRVSGADAEMAERVNDLLLPIVKGVGSERAYQYLTDSLQTFGGSGFLQDYPIEQYIRDAKIDSLYEGTTAIQAQDFFFRKIARDRGVALTHLVAQIDALLDDADSHKELADSRKLLAAALDDVRAMVAAMTGYMFGSQQEARELYRVGLGSVRFLLAVGDLVIGWLLMRQAEIALTALDQGASGDDQHFYRGKVAAAKFFAANVLPRLGADRRMVESEDLALMDLSEDAF; from the coding sequence ATGGGTCACTTCAAGAGCAACGTGCGCGACCTGGAATTCAATCTGTTCGAACTGCTGGGGCTGGAGCAGTGCCTAGCCGACGGCGAGTTCGGAGATCTCGACGGCGACACCGTGCGCCAGATGCTGGCCGAAGCCGCCCGGCTGGCCGAGGGGCCGGTGGCCGAGTCCTTTGCCGCCAGCGACCGCCATCCACCGGTGTTCGACCCGGCCACTCACCACGTCACCCTGCCCGAACCCTTCAAGGAATCGTTGCGGGCCTGGAAAGAGGGTGAGTGGTTCCGGATCGGCCTGTGTGAAGAGGTCGGCGGGGTGCCGGCGCCGTCGATGGTGTCGTGGGCGATCAACGAACTGGCACTCGGCGCCAACCCCGCGGTGTTCATCTTCATGGCCGGTCCGATTTTCGCCAACATCCTCTACGGCCTGGGCAACGAGCAGCAGCGGCACTGGGCTTCCATGGCGATCGAGCGGAACTGGGCCGCCACTATGGTGCTCACCGAACCCGACGCCGGCTCCGACGTCGGAGCGGGCCGCACCAAGGCCATCGAGCAGCCCGACGGCACGTGGCACATCGACGGCGTCAAGCGATTCATCACCAACGGCGACACCGACGACCTGTTCGAGAACATCATGCACATGACCCTGGCCCGTCCCGAGGGCGCCGGGCCGGGAACCAAGGGGCTCAGCCTGTTTCTGGTGCCCAAGTTCCTGCCGGACCCCGAGACCGGGGAGCCCGGGGAGCGCAACGGAGTGTTCGTCACCGGGCTGGAACACAAGATGGGACTGAAGGTTTCGACCACCTGCGAACTGACCTTCGGTCAGCACGGCATTCCGGCGAAAGGGTGGCTGGTCGGCGACAGCCGCAACGGCATAGCCCAAATGTTCCGGGTCATCGAGTATGCGCGAATGATGGTGGGAACCAAGGCGATTGCCACGCTGTCCACCGGCTACCTCAACGCGCTGGAATACGCCAAGACCCGTATTCAGGGAGCCGACCTGACCCAGATGACCGACAAGACCGCGCCGCGGGTGTCGATCATCCATCACCCGGATGTGCGGCGCGCCCTGATGATGCAGAAGGTCTATGCCGAGGGTATGCGGGCGCTCTACCTCTACACCGCGGCCCACCAGAACCCGCAAGTCGCCATGCGGGTTTCGGGCGCCGACGCCGAGATGGCCGAACGGGTCAACGACCTGCTGCTTCCGATCGTCAAGGGCGTCGGTTCGGAACGGGCCTACCAGTACCTGACCGATTCACTGCAGACATTCGGCGGCTCGGGTTTCCTGCAGGACTACCCGATCGAGCAGTACATCCGTGACGCCAAGATCGATTCGCTGTATGAGGGCACCACCGCGATTCAGGCGCAGGACTTCTTCTTTCGCAAGATCGCCCGCGACCGCGGTGTGGCGTTGACCCATCTGGTGGCCCAGATAGACGCATTGCTCGACGACGCCGACAGCCATAAGGAACTGGCCGATTCACGCAAGTTACTGGCCGCCGCACTCGACGACGTACGGGCGATGGTGGCCGCCATGACTGGATACATGTTCGGCTCACAGCAGGAGGCCCGGGAGCTCTATCGGGTGGGCTTGGGCTCGGTGCGATTCCTGCTGGCCGTCGGTGATCTGGTGATCGGCTGGCTGCTGATGCGTCAGGCCGAGATCGCGCTGACTGCGCTGGATCAGGGGGCGTCCGGCGACGATCAGCACTTTTACCGCGGAAAGGTGGCGGCGGCAAAGTTCTTCGCGGCCAACGTGTTACCCCGGCTTGGTGCGGATCGGCGCATGGTGGAGAGCGAGGACCTCGCGTTGATGGATCTCTCCGAGGACGCGTTTTAG
- a CDS encoding alpha/beta hydrolase, protein MVSSGFHPDLRRTARFLPRGGIGRRTLPVLQTLTGIQGRHIPGDVEVLGLPSGASVRIFRPPNRVADPAPALLWIHGGGYVIGTAAQDDRLCRRFSVELGATVASVDYRLAPQNPYPAALEDCWAALTRLAELPGVDSARIAIGGASAGGGLAAALAQLAADRGAISPVLQLLVYPMLDDRSAALPANRSYRLWNPRSNLFGWTAYLGDADPQVAVPARRADLSGLAPAWIGVGTLDLFHDEDLAYAQRLRQAGVPCEVETVPGAFHGFDLLMPKVAVSRAFFDSQCESLRNAFGRTA, encoded by the coding sequence ATGGTAAGCAGCGGGTTCCATCCAGATCTGCGCAGAACTGCCCGATTCCTGCCGCGTGGCGGCATCGGGCGTCGAACACTGCCGGTGCTGCAGACACTCACCGGGATCCAGGGCCGGCACATCCCCGGCGACGTCGAGGTCTTGGGCCTGCCCTCGGGGGCAAGCGTTCGGATCTTTCGGCCGCCGAATCGCGTCGCCGACCCGGCACCGGCATTGCTCTGGATCCACGGTGGCGGCTATGTCATCGGCACGGCCGCCCAGGATGACCGCCTCTGTCGCAGGTTCAGCGTGGAATTGGGCGCTACGGTCGCGTCGGTGGACTACCGGCTGGCGCCGCAGAACCCCTATCCCGCCGCACTGGAAGACTGCTGGGCGGCGCTGACCCGGCTCGCCGAGCTGCCCGGGGTCGATTCGGCCCGGATCGCGATCGGCGGCGCCAGTGCCGGTGGCGGGCTGGCCGCCGCCCTGGCGCAGTTGGCCGCCGACCGCGGCGCGATCTCCCCCGTGCTGCAGCTGCTGGTGTACCCGATGCTGGATGACCGTAGCGCGGCGCTGCCGGCCAATCGGAGCTATCGACTGTGGAATCCGCGGAGCAACTTGTTCGGCTGGACCGCCTATCTGGGCGACGCGGATCCGCAGGTGGCGGTGCCTGCACGGCGTGCCGACCTGAGCGGGCTGGCACCGGCCTGGATCGGGGTGGGCACCTTGGATCTGTTCCACGACGAGGATCTGGCCTACGCGCAGCGACTGCGTCAAGCCGGTGTGCCCTGCGAGGTCGAGACCGTTCCCGGGGCATTCCACGGGTTCGACCTGCTGATGCCCAAAGTCGCTGTCTCGCGGGCGTTCTTCGACTCCCAATGCGAGAGCCTGCGCAACGCCTTCGGCCGGACGGCGTGA
- a CDS encoding alpha/beta hydrolase, translating into MTGRSQTPETGLDLAGRLRWLMRARPSDYLLALSVASASLPVVGKHLEPLGGMTAMGVWGTRHMPEFFSHAAKSWLAPGAAATRKQEREQTPAVSDAALRGVVSAADLDIDWPEPEQAPPVVKALQHRRHIYRSGVQYGSDPAQVLDVWRSSELPEGPAPVLIYVPGGAWVHGSRLLQGYALLSHLAEQGWVCLSIDYRVAPHNRWPSHIVDVKTAIAWAHANVDKFGGDRNFVAVAGASAGGHLAALAGLTGSAVRDAEFADQLPAGGDTSVDAVVGIYGRYDWEDRSTPERDAFVDFLERVVVGRSMRRHRDIYRQASPIARVHPDAPPFLVVHGSADTVIPVQQARSFADRLRAVSRSKVGYLELPGAGHGFDMTDGARTGAVSTAIGLFLNQIHRDRATVGSKQII; encoded by the coding sequence ATGACGGGACGATCGCAGACCCCGGAGACCGGGCTCGACCTGGCCGGCCGGCTGCGTTGGCTGATGCGAGCTCGGCCGAGCGACTACCTACTGGCGCTCAGTGTCGCCTCAGCATCCTTGCCGGTGGTCGGGAAGCACTTGGAACCCCTGGGCGGGATGACCGCGATGGGGGTATGGGGCACCCGCCACATGCCGGAGTTCTTCTCACATGCCGCCAAATCCTGGCTGGCCCCGGGGGCCGCGGCCACCCGCAAGCAGGAACGTGAGCAGACCCCTGCGGTCAGCGATGCCGCGCTGCGCGGGGTGGTCTCGGCCGCCGACCTCGACATCGACTGGCCCGAACCGGAGCAGGCTCCGCCGGTGGTGAAGGCGTTGCAGCATCGCCGGCACATCTATCGCTCCGGCGTGCAGTACGGCAGCGATCCTGCGCAGGTGCTCGACGTGTGGCGGTCCAGCGAGCTGCCGGAGGGTCCGGCGCCGGTGCTGATCTACGTTCCCGGCGGCGCCTGGGTGCACGGCAGCCGGCTCTTGCAGGGTTATGCGCTGCTGTCCCACTTGGCCGAGCAGGGCTGGGTGTGCCTGTCGATCGACTACCGGGTCGCGCCGCACAACCGGTGGCCGAGCCACATCGTCGACGTCAAGACCGCGATCGCCTGGGCGCACGCCAATGTCGACAAATTCGGCGGTGACCGCAATTTCGTTGCCGTGGCAGGAGCCTCGGCCGGTGGGCATCTGGCCGCCCTGGCGGGGCTGACCGGCAGCGCGGTCCGCGACGCCGAGTTCGCCGACCAACTGCCGGCCGGTGGGGACACCTCCGTGGACGCCGTGGTGGGTATCTACGGCCGCTACGACTGGGAGGATCGCTCCACCCCCGAACGGGACGCGTTCGTCGACTTCTTGGAGCGGGTGGTGGTCGGCCGGTCGATGCGGCGCCACCGCGACATCTACCGGCAGGCCTCCCCGATCGCGCGGGTGCATCCGGACGCGCCGCCGTTCCTGGTGGTGCACGGCAGCGCCGACACCGTCATCCCAGTCCAGCAAGCCCGTAGCTTCGCCGACCGATTGCGGGCGGTATCACGTTCCAAGGTCGGGTACCTGGAGCTGCCCGGAGCCGGGCACGGTTTCGACATGACGGATGGGGCCCGCACCGGGGCGGTGAGCACGGCAATCGGTTTGTTTCTCAACCAGATTCACCGCGACCGCGCCACGGTCGGGAGCAAACAGATCATCTGA
- the fadD12 gene encoding acyl-CoA ligase FadD12 translates to MGLFDSLNRVGSMLVTFSRAGLLAPMRPDKYFRIAAAAAAEGGTTTTGIAMAAQRCGDRAAIIDERGTCTYAELDRRCNALAAGLQRLPGRTPRAIALMCRNHRGFIEALAAANRIGADVLLLNTSFAGPALAEVVAREGVDLIFYDEEFTAAVDLAVPVDSGCTRVVSWTDSKVPGLTADELIDANAGRRPAKASRSGKLVMLTSGTTGTPKGARRSGRGGGGIADLQAIFDRIPWHTEETVVIAAPMFHAWGFSQLALALTMACTIATRRKFDPEATLELIESNHAAGLCVVPVMFDRIMALPDDIRDQYPCKSLRFATASGSRMHPDVVTAFMDSFGDVVYNNYNATEAGMIALATPQDLRYSPDTAGRPAPGSEIRILDADFVEVPVGVTGQIFVRNSSQFDGYTGGDSKMFHDGFMASGDLGYFDDTGRLFVVGRDDEMIVSGGENVYPIETEKALITHGAVAEAAVIGVDDADYGQRLVAFVVLAPGASASPDELKQHVRENLAGYKVPRDIIIMDALPRNNTGKVLRRELQALAASD, encoded by the coding sequence ATGGGCCTCTTCGACTCGCTCAACCGGGTCGGCTCGATGCTGGTGACCTTCAGCCGGGCCGGGCTGTTGGCGCCGATGCGCCCGGACAAATACTTTCGGATTGCCGCCGCGGCCGCCGCAGAGGGCGGCACCACCACTACCGGGATCGCTATGGCGGCCCAGCGGTGTGGCGACCGCGCGGCGATCATCGACGAGCGCGGCACATGTACCTACGCCGAGCTCGACCGGCGGTGTAACGCGCTGGCCGCCGGCCTGCAACGGCTGCCCGGGCGGACGCCTCGGGCGATCGCTCTGATGTGCCGTAACCATCGCGGCTTCATCGAGGCGCTGGCGGCCGCCAACCGGATCGGCGCCGACGTGCTGCTGCTCAACACCAGCTTCGCCGGGCCGGCGCTGGCCGAAGTCGTCGCCCGTGAAGGCGTCGACCTGATCTTCTACGACGAAGAGTTCACCGCCGCAGTGGATCTGGCCGTTCCGGTCGACTCGGGGTGCACGCGGGTAGTCAGTTGGACCGACAGTAAGGTCCCCGGCCTGACGGCAGACGAGTTGATCGACGCCAACGCCGGACGTCGACCGGCCAAAGCATCGCGCAGCGGCAAGCTGGTGATGCTCACCTCCGGAACCACCGGCACCCCCAAGGGGGCACGCCGCTCCGGGCGCGGCGGAGGCGGGATCGCCGACCTGCAAGCGATTTTCGACCGGATCCCCTGGCACACCGAGGAAACCGTGGTGATCGCCGCGCCGATGTTCCACGCCTGGGGATTCTCGCAGCTGGCACTGGCGCTCACCATGGCCTGCACGATCGCCACCCGGCGGAAGTTCGACCCCGAAGCCACCCTGGAACTCATCGAGTCCAACCACGCGGCTGGACTGTGCGTCGTACCGGTGATGTTCGACCGGATCATGGCGCTGCCGGATGATATTCGAGACCAATATCCTTGTAAGTCACTGCGATTCGCGACAGCATCGGGATCACGGATGCATCCCGATGTGGTGACGGCGTTCATGGACAGCTTTGGTGACGTGGTCTACAACAACTACAACGCGACCGAAGCCGGCATGATCGCGCTGGCGACACCGCAGGACCTGCGCTACTCGCCCGACACGGCCGGCCGCCCGGCCCCAGGGAGCGAGATCCGGATCCTGGATGCGGATTTCGTCGAGGTTCCGGTCGGGGTGACCGGGCAGATCTTCGTCCGCAACTCCTCGCAGTTCGACGGCTATACCGGCGGCGACTCCAAGATGTTCCACGACGGTTTCATGGCGTCCGGCGACTTGGGCTACTTCGACGACACTGGAAGGCTTTTCGTGGTCGGCCGGGATGACGAGATGATCGTCTCCGGGGGCGAGAACGTCTACCCGATCGAGACGGAGAAGGCGCTGATCACCCATGGCGCCGTCGCCGAGGCCGCGGTGATCGGTGTCGACGACGCCGACTACGGGCAACGGCTGGTGGCCTTCGTGGTGTTGGCGCCCGGGGCTTCGGCGTCACCCGACGAACTCAAACAGCACGTCCGCGAGAATCTGGCCGGCTACAAGGTGCCGCGCGACATCATCATCATGGATGCGCTGCCACGCAACAACACCGGCAAGGTGCTGCGGCGAGAATTGCAGGCGCTGGCGGCGTCCGACTGA